A region of the Cydia fagiglandana chromosome 20, ilCydFagi1.1, whole genome shotgun sequence genome:
ATTGTACGATGTAAATATCACAATACTATTATAACACCTACACACAACTGCTTGATGACTACACTGTTTACAAAGGTACACATACATAACTCTATTTTCGAAAAATATTTCACGTCAATATATTAAAAGAGCTCGCAAAGAGGTCGGTATACAGCCAGATCTTCTAGGTAACTGCATTCAGGTCGGGGCTCTGAGCGCTTAGCAAGCTGCAACCTTCTTGGTCGAGTTGGCAACCACAGGGGGTTCTTCTGGAACAAAACAAACAACTTTGGAAGCAGTCTTTTCAAAGTAAATCAACAGGGTTTTTGTTTTGCAAGTGGCTATCCAATGTTCTTTATTACATGTACCATTTTTGGATATTCTTCAATGAAATAAGATATAAGATGTTCTTTAAAATgggattttttaaattatattgtatTAAACGGATCTCTATTAATTTTTGTATGGTCGTAAACCTAATCATGATAATATATTCGTAGAATTTTATAAGATCTTACCGGGAGCGCTTCCACCGGTAGCCGGCTGCAGACGTTTCAGCACCTGAAATTATTTGAAAACATTTTTGAGTAACCTCTCGAATCTGAAGTGAAGTGAAAACGTTAAAAAGACACGATCTTGAATTTCTTCATGGGATTGAAAAATGGTGGCAGTTCAAGATGGCGTCAGCTTTAATATTTTGTCTGATCACTGAATTGCACCTAATACGCTGAAGATGCCTCTCGGACTGTCGTACAtcgaaataaaaataacgacTTTTTATTCCGAATATTccgattttcaaccattatacTCGTGAAAGAAGAGTGGCGTTTGATATCCCTTTTCCGAAGTCGCCCACATTTTTGCGTTTCCTCCCATATTTTTGACTCGTGGTGGAAAGCATTCTATACGGCgggaattttttttattgaattcatTAAAAGCAAATGTTGGATGTTGCTAATGTTGCTATGTAATATGCAACAGTTGTTAAGGGTGTGTACGTACCGCGGTGAGATCGAGGCCGGTGAGAGTCTTGATGGCGGGCGGCAGGCCGCCGACCAGGCGCGCCACCTCGCCCGTGGCGCCGTTGTCGCCGACCAGCACGATCTCGTCCGTCTTGGCCAGCGGCGCCGACACCTCTGCCGCGATCTGAAAAGTTCAAACAGATTACATGACTACTTGTAAAGGCAAATATATTTCGAAGTATTTAAAACCCAAGTGAATTAACATCGGTCAAGAGTCTGATAGGGTGGGCAATCCATTATTAATAAACGACAACAGTAGTAACGAGATGGATGCTGCACTGGTTAGCTCTAGAGCTCGTGAGAGAGCTCTTGTGACACCAGAAATTAATGATAAGTAgccaaatttataataaattggGGCCTTCTTGAGTGTACCACAAGGTACTCGTCTAAGACCTTCATTGTTTATAGCTACGTAGATGACTAACTTTTCGACTAGGTGAACATCGTGTTCTTACCTTAGGCAGGGCCTCGAGCACCAGTGCCATGAGCGCGGCTTCTCCGTACTGCTTGTACACCTTGGCCTTGGCTAACATGCGCTCGGCGTCGGCCTTGCCGACGTCTCCGATGGCCAGGGCCTCGGCCAGACCGAGGACTTTAATACGCTCGGCGTCGGCCTTTGCACCTTCCACAGTTTGGGTGCTGGAAACAAGATAAGCAAGATGTAAGGAAAAAGTCAGTTTGTGTAGCAAGGGAAATTGACGAAATTTAAATTAGAAAAGACGATTTTTGCTACTTTTGTGGTATTTCTTTGGTACTTTTTGCGGTTAGTTACAGACATGGTTGATTGTTAGAATAAGCAGATAAACTCACCGCTTGCCCTCGGCGATGGCCTGTAGGCGGTAGGCCTCGGCCTCGGCAGGCAGACGCACCGTAGATACCAGTTCCTCTTCGCGACGGAGGATCTCCATCTGCTCCACCTGTAACCCAGAAATGAACGATTATGGCGCATCATATCACGATGGTAGATTGGTAAGTTATCTTAGTCTGAAGGTAACCTGAGTAATATCAAATATTAACGTTGCTTTGCCGATCATTTAAAGAGTAATTATGAGGATTCTCATATGACGATTAGGTTCCCCACTGTCCCAATGGATCAATGCATAAGTAAGTGTAAGAGTATTACTATTTTTCGCCAGAAGACAAATTGGAAATTTTTCATAACCCAGTTTTCCTATGAGATCTGGGTAAGCAAACCACTGGTTTTTTTGGACGCAATCTCCCGCTTGTTTATTTCTTATTGAGATCAAAAGGTATTATAAGTTTTGCATCTACAGACGACCTAACATACCTCGATTTGCTTACGGCGCTCCACAATTTCGATCTGAATCTCTTCGTTACGAATTCTCTGTTTAATCTTCGCGGCTTGCAACTCGTACGCTAAAGCTGCTTCGGCTTTCTGCAATACAAAGATAAAACccgagttaaatttattgccAAACACACAAGAATAATGATAAAAGGTATGTCCATAAGTGTTAAATATTAGGGTCACTTGAGTTGCATTAATAGCAAAGGTGGGAAGTAACTTCAGTATCGAGAACATTTTCTGTTTGATGCAGGAAATTTCCACTTACAGCTGTGTTGACTTCCTGGTCGAACTGCGCTTTCTGCAGCTTGAACATCCTGGTGTTATCCTCTATCCTGGTGTCCATCGAGTACTTCACGTCCATGGCACTCTTCTCGCACTCAGCTTCCTGAAGATAAACCAAAGACAACGTTAGAAAGTCACAAACATTACTTTCTTGATTTACATACACATTTTTTTGTGATGTCTGGTAAACAGTTGAGTTCTCGTATTCGTACTACCTACTCGGTTGTATGTAGTATGTAATTCATGATGATTTTCTAAAAGATGACAGGAGTA
Encoded here:
- the LOC134674577 gene encoding flotillin-2, with product MGNIHTVGPNEALIVSGGCFGSTQKKTIVGGWGWAWWLVTDVQRISLEVMTLNPMCEYVETAQGVPLTVTGVAQCKIMNEDELLTTACEQFLGKSVKEIKMTILQTLEGHLRAILGTLTVEEVYKDRDQFAGLVREVAAPDVGRMGIEILSFTIKDVYDDVQYLQSLGKAQTAAVKRDADVGVAQANRDAGIREAECEKSAMDVKYSMDTRIEDNTRMFKLQKAQFDQEVNTAKAEAALAYELQAAKIKQRIRNEEIQIEIVERRKQIEVEQMEILRREEELVSTVRLPAEAEAYRLQAIAEGKRTQTVEGAKADAERIKVLGLAEALAIGDVGKADAERMLAKAKVYKQYGEAALMALVLEALPKIAAEVSAPLAKTDEIVLVGDNGATGEVARLVGGLPPAIKTLTGLDLTAVLKRLQPATGGSAPEEPPVVANSTKKVAAC